In Hyphomicrobium denitrificans 1NES1, the genomic stretch GGGCATCTTCCGTCATGAAATTTCTCGCGCTCGCACGTTCGGCTTCATGAGCGATGTCGAGAAGCTGTGGAAAGCCGGTCTGGCGCTGGGCGCCGATCTTTCCAACACAGTCGCGATCGGCGACGGCAAGGTCATGAATCGCGAGGGACTGCGCTATCCGCAGGAATTCGTCCGCCACAAGATGCTCGATGCCGTGGGCGATCTGGCGCTTGCGGGCATGCCGCTCCTCGGCGCATATCGTTCCTATAGGGGTGGCCACCGCCTGAATTCTATGGTGCTGCAAGCGCTGTTCGCCGACGCCTCGAACTGGACGGTCGCGCAGGCTCCCAAGACGCGTGCTGTCCGTGCGCCGGTTCAGATCACGGCCCCTGCAGCTCTCGCCGCGGCTGAATAGGCTCTCCGAAAGGCGTCTCGGTCAGACGAAGCTTGCCGGCATCGGCCTGGAATGCACCACATTCCACCGGTAAATTTAGCGGCGGGTTTCGGGCACTCAGCAGACTCGCACTAGTCTTTCAGGATGCTCCGTGAAATGCTATCCGGGACGTTCGCTCGTCGACGGGTGGCAATGAGCGAAGAAGTGCGGTCAGGGTGGAAAGTACGTGACGCATGACATTCGTTGGGAACTTCAAAAGAGCTTTTGGCGTCGTTGCGGTTATCGTCGCGCTTGCTGCTGCAGGATGCGCTTCGAACAAGCTCGACACCTCGGCGCTTAATCCCGATCCGCCATCGAAAATGTTTTCCGACGCCGACGCCATGATGTCGAAAGGCAATTTCGACGACGCCGCGAAACAGTTCGAGGCCGTCGATCGCGAGCATCCCTATTCACCGGAAGCGCGTAAATCGATCGTGATGGCCGCTTATGCCTATTATCGCGCGGGCAAGGCGCCTGAGGCCATCGCGTCCGCCGAACGATATGTGGCCTTGCATCCGGGCACGAAAGAAGCGCCCATGGCACACCATATCATTGCCATGGCATACTTCGATGACCTGAAGACAGCAAACCGCGATCAAACTCCAGCTCGCAAGGCTCTTGAGCAGTTCAAGATCTTGAGGTCGCGCTTCCCGGACAGTGAATACTCGCGAGACGCCGACAACAAGATCCGCATTTGCATGGACAATCTTGCGGCGCAGGAGATGGAAGTCGGCCGCTACTATCTCAATCAGCACAACTACGTGGCAGCCATCAACCGCTTCAAAACCGTCGTCAGCGACTATCAGACGACGGCGCACGTCGAGGAAGCGCTGGCGAGGCTCGTGGAGGCCTATATGGCGCTCGGCGTCGTCAGCGAGGCGCAGAATGCTGCTGCTATTCTCGGGCACAACTATCCGGACAGCAAGTGGTACAAGGATTCCTACGCCCTGCTGCAGTCGGGTGGCGTGGGTCCGCGCGACGATACGGGGTCGTGGCTGACCAAAGCCTGGAAGTCCGTGCCAAAATTTGGGCTAGGTAGCGGCTGACGGCTTCTCGAGGCTGCTTCTCTTCTTCTTGTGCTAGATTGAAAGCGCGGCAGGAACAACCGGCCGCGCTTTCTGTTTCCCGCAGCATAGTTCCGGCGACGATGGCCAACAAAACCCACAAGCGCTCTTCTGAAACAACCCGCCCGCCTTCCCGGCGATCGGAAAGCGTCGAAGAGGAAATCGCACGGCTGTCGGCGGAAATAGAGCGCCACGATGCCCTCTATTACCGGCAGGATGCGCCGGAAATTTCCGACGCGGAATACGACGCGCTTCGCCGGCGTTTGACCGAGCTTGAAAAAGCGCATCCTGAGCTCAAGCGCGCCGGAAGCCCGAGCGAGAAAGTCGGTGCTGCTCCGGTCGCTGCCTTCGGGAAAATACATCACGATGTTCCGATGCTGTCGCTCGGCAATGCGTTTGACGATCAGGATGTCGTCGATTTCGCGCAGCGTGTGCGGCGGTTTCTGAATCTTGGCCAGAGCGACGATCTCGAGATCACGGCCGAGCCGAAGATCGACGGTCTTTCGATTTCGATCCGCTACGAAGGGGGCCGACTCGTGCAGGCCGCGACGCGCGGAGACGGCGCGGAAGGCGAGAACGTCACTGCCAATGTCAAGACGATCAAGGACATTCCGCATGTTCTCGAAGGCAAAGGCGTTGCGGATGTCATCGACATTCGCGGCGAGATTTATCTTGGGCATAAGGATTTCGAAAAGCTCAACGCGGCGCAGGCCGCGAACGGCGGTAAAGTCTTCGCCAATCCCCGCAATGCGGCGGCGGGGTCACTCCGTCAGTTGGATTCGTCAATCACGGCCCAGCGGCCGCTGCGGTTCTTCGCTTATGCGTGGGGGGCGGCTTCGAAGCTGCCGGCGGATACGCAGCGCGGTGTCGTTGCTGCCTTCAGAGAGTGGGGGCTGCCGGTCAATCCGCTGATGCGGATTACCCGACACCCCGATGAACTCCTCGCATTCTATCGGGACATCGAGAGCAAGCGCGCCAAGCTCGACTATGACATCGACGGCGTCGTCTACAAGGTGAACCGGCTCGACTATCAGGAACGGCTTGGTTTCGTGTCGCGCTCGCCGCGCTGGGCCATCGCGCACAAGTTTGCTGCGGAGCGCGCGACGACGATTCTCAACAAGATCGACATTCAGGTCGGCCGTACGGGCGCGCTGACACCGGTCGCGAAATTGGAGCCGGTGACTGTCGGTGGCGTTGTAGTCTCGAACGCGACGTTGCACAACGAGGACGAAATCGCGCGCAAAGACATTCGCGAGGGTGATACGGTCGTGGTGCAGCGCGCCGGGGACGTCATTCCGCAGGTTGTCGAGGTCCTGCTCGCTAAGCGGCCGAAGAGTTCCAAGCCATTCGTCTTTCCAACGGTATGTCCGGTGTGCGGCAGCCACGCGGTGCGCGAGGCGGATGAGGAGGGGAATGCTGCGGATGTCGTTCGGCGCTGCACGGGCGGGCTGATCTGTGCAGCGCAGGTCAAGGAACGGCTGAAGCATTTCGTCTCGCGTAACGCCTTCGACATCGAGGGGCTCGGCGGCGAAAAGATCGAGCTCTTCTTTGAGACGGGACGCATCAAGTCGGCCGCCGATATTTTCACGCTTGAAAAACGCGATAAAAAATCCGGCGAGCCGCTGACTGAGGTCCGGGGCTTCAAGGAAACGTCCGTCAACAAGCTCTTTGCTGCGATCAACGCGCGGCGCACTGTTTCGTTCGAACGATTTCTGTACGCGCTCGGTATTCGCCACATCGGGGAGACGACAGCCAAGGATCTTGCGAAGGCTTACGGAACGTTTGAAGCGCTGCGTGCAGCGGTCGATGCCGCGATTCAAGGCGGTAAAGGCAGCGAAGCCTATCAGGATATCGACAATATCGAAGGCATCGGAGAAACGGTGGTCGATGCCTTGATCGACTTCTTCAGCGAACAGCACAATCAAGAACAGCTTGACGCTTTGCTGAAGGAGGTGAACGTCACGGCGTTCAAACGCGTGCAGGTTAATTCGCCGATTACGGGCAAGACGGTCGTTTTCACTGGCACGCTGACGAAGCTGACGCGCAACGAAGCGAAAGCCCAGGCGGAGCGGCTTGGCGCGAAGGTGTCGGGGTCGGTATCGAAGAAAACGGATTATGTCGTTGCAGGGGCGGAAGCCGGGTCGAAGCTCGATGCTGCGCGTGCGCTTGGCGTAACCGTGCTCGATGAGGACGGGTGGCTTAATCTGATCGGGCAATCATAGGACTTACGAAGAACACGTCCGAGGCGTCAGCTTTCGGATAAGCTGGCGCTGATCGCGACACAGATCTCGCCGCCACGCTCAATGATTTCGACGTCGGCGGCGCCCCCTGCGGGACTTACCTGCACCGATACGACCGCTCCGTGTTTTACCGTCGCAGTAATCAGCGGCAAAAGGGCGTGCGGGAAATGTGGTGCCGCCGTGATTTCATAAATGGAAAACATGCGTGCTTCTCCTCTCATGCCGCGTTGAGGAAAGCTAGGTGAGGGTATGCTCTTGGGCTGTGCCGTCCGTAACAGTACGATCTCAGCCCTATATCGGGAGCGTAGCCTGTTTGAGCCAATCGCGCGTTGCCTGATCGAGTTGAGGCGCGAGCGTCTCAAAGACGCGCCGGTGATAGGTATGGATCCAATCGCGCTCGCCTTGATCGAGCATGTCCACCACGATCAAGCGGCGATCGATCGGAGCCAGCGTGATCGTCTCGAAGCCCATCATCTGGCGCTCGCCGTCGCCGATCTGTTCGGGCGGAGTGACGAGCACGACGTTTTCGATGCGAATGCCGTAGGCGCCGACCTTGTAGAAGCCGGGCTCGTTGGAGATCAGCATACCCGGCTG encodes the following:
- a CDS encoding outer membrane protein assembly factor BamD; the encoded protein is MTFVGNFKRAFGVVAVIVALAAAGCASNKLDTSALNPDPPSKMFSDADAMMSKGNFDDAAKQFEAVDREHPYSPEARKSIVMAAYAYYRAGKAPEAIASAERYVALHPGTKEAPMAHHIIAMAYFDDLKTANRDQTPARKALEQFKILRSRFPDSEYSRDADNKIRICMDNLAAQEMEVGRYYLNQHNYVAAINRFKTVVSDYQTTAHVEEALARLVEAYMALGVVSEAQNAAAILGHNYPDSKWYKDSYALLQSGGVGPRDDTGSWLTKAWKSVPKFGLGSG
- the ligA gene encoding NAD-dependent DNA ligase LigA; translated protein: MANKTHKRSSETTRPPSRRSESVEEEIARLSAEIERHDALYYRQDAPEISDAEYDALRRRLTELEKAHPELKRAGSPSEKVGAAPVAAFGKIHHDVPMLSLGNAFDDQDVVDFAQRVRRFLNLGQSDDLEITAEPKIDGLSISIRYEGGRLVQAATRGDGAEGENVTANVKTIKDIPHVLEGKGVADVIDIRGEIYLGHKDFEKLNAAQAANGGKVFANPRNAAAGSLRQLDSSITAQRPLRFFAYAWGAASKLPADTQRGVVAAFREWGLPVNPLMRITRHPDELLAFYRDIESKRAKLDYDIDGVVYKVNRLDYQERLGFVSRSPRWAIAHKFAAERATTILNKIDIQVGRTGALTPVAKLEPVTVGGVVVSNATLHNEDEIARKDIREGDTVVVQRAGDVIPQVVEVLLAKRPKSSKPFVFPTVCPVCGSHAVREADEEGNAADVVRRCTGGLICAAQVKERLKHFVSRNAFDIEGLGGEKIELFFETGRIKSAADIFTLEKRDKKSGEPLTEVRGFKETSVNKLFAAINARRTVSFERFLYALGIRHIGETTAKDLAKAYGTFEALRAAVDAAIQGGKGSEAYQDIDNIEGIGETVVDALIDFFSEQHNQEQLDALLKEVNVTAFKRVQVNSPITGKTVVFTGTLTKLTRNEAKAQAERLGAKVSGSVSKKTDYVVAGAEAGSKLDAARALGVTVLDEDGWLNLIGQS